In a single window of the Rhineura floridana isolate rRhiFlo1 chromosome 3, rRhiFlo1.hap2, whole genome shotgun sequence genome:
- the STIMATE gene encoding store-operated calcium entry regulator STIMATE isoform X1 produces the protein MTPTHSGAPGTDASRAEAYGWLVNFDKSHLQPTQRLLHLGAMLDTLQAMVFLAPDRITAITSIARFLMQQTSADVMLLARALGMFISTIHIVPWARAHTRPLQWILLPFQKDIASSNHRKVRLSPALRLSFRWWTKVQHLSKGTSFREPRRTVVTTDASLIGWGAHCNSQYVQGVWSNTEQSQSINWLGTKGCPLSPMSFSVSVPFASCAHSNRQHVCKITFEQTGGHQVSSSAGLSLPHLCLGRTTSTIPESRAPQRDLECDSRLAQQTTGLSGRMETSSSHFPSSPVSVRRPLGRSVCLQSQLPASQVLCPIPGLNSRSSGCSDNTVARRSIVRLSSHTIVSQNLEEGANRKGTAGSDSTILATPTVVFRSSGNVNDGSLDTSSKARPSIPGSSTAPGPYLVQSNSVAFERGHLRSAGLSDAVIDIILASRRPSTTRIYQHTWVAFSKWCQSHHHDPSQATVHQVLQFLHSGFMMGLRPNTLRRHASTLSSILSVSSPGDHISSHPFIKRFLRGVALRSPAVVHRFPSWSLPKVLQALQRPPFEPIRTVPLRILSFKVLFLIAITSARRVSELGALSSARHLCVFHKDSVVLKTDPSFRPKVDSVFHCNQDIVLPSFCPNPTHPLEKAWHSLDVRRALKTYLSRTQDIRRTESLFVSFHPRSVGHKVSNPTLSRWLRACITLAYESLKLSVPASITAHSTRSAATSAAFATNAPVADICRAAVWSTPHSFIRHYKIDRYASADASFGRRVLQQVLNDD, from the exons atgaccccaacgcattcaggggctcctggaaccgacgcttccagggcagag gcctacggctggcttgtcaacttcgacaaaagccatctccaaccaacccaacgcctactacatctaggggcaatgttggacaccctgcaggcaatggtcttcttggctccagatcgcatcactgccatcacaagcatcgcaaggttcctgatgcaacaaacatccgcagacgtcatgcttctcgccagagcgctcgggatgttcatatctacaatccacattgtgccatgggctcgagcccacactcggccccttcaatggattctgttgccttttcaaaaagacattgccagctccaaccatcgcaaagttcgcttgagccccgcactgcgcctctccttccgctggtggaccaaggttcaacacctctccaagggcacgtcgttcagagaaccccgcagaaccgttgtaaccacagatgccagcctcataggttggggagcccactgcaactcccagtacgttcagggggtttggtccaacacagagcaatcccaaagcatcaactggcttggaactaaaggctgtccacttagccctatgtcattttcagtctctgttccctttgcatcatgtgctcattcgaacagacaacacgtgtgtaaaatcacatttgaacagacaggggggcaccaggtctcgtcctctgcaggacttagcctccctcatctttgtctgggcagaacaacatctacaatccctgaaagcagagcacctcagagggatttggaatgtgacagcagactggctcagcagacaacaggtctttccgggagaatggaaacttcatccagccattttccatcgtctccagtgtcggttcggcgccctctcggtcgatctgtttgcctccagtcgcaattgccagcttcccaggtactttgcccgatacctggactcaacagcagaagcagtggatgctctgacaacaccgtggccagacggtctattgtacgcctttcctcccataccattgttagccaaaatcttgaggaaggcgcgaaccgaaagggcacagctggttctgatagcaccattttggccacgccgaccgtggttttcagatcttctggcaatgtcaatgatggatccttggacacttccagtaaggccagaccttctatcccagggtccagtactgcaccaggaccctacttggttcaatctaacagcgtggcgtttgaacggggacatctgaggtcagctggactgtctgacgctgtgattgatattattttggcctcgagaagaccatctaccacccgtatttatcaacatacctgggtggctttctccaagtggtgtcagtcccaccaccatgatccatcccaggccactgtgcatcaggtgctccaatttctccatagcggctttatgatgggacttcgacccaacaccctacgtcgacatgcgtccactctgtcgtccattctctcagtgtcctctcctggagatcatatttcctcacatccgttcatcaaacgttttttgaggggagtcgccctacgctctccggctgttgtccatcggtttccctcatggagtttgccgaaggttctgcaggctttgcaacgtcctccgtttgaacccatcaggactgtgcctcttcgtatactgtccttcaaggtcttgttcctgatcgcaatcacatctgctagacgagtttcggagttgggcgcattgtcttccgctcgccatctctgcgtcttccataaggactctgttgttctgaaaactgatccttccttccgtcccaaggttgattcagtgttccattgcaaccaggacattgttttgccttccttttgcccgaatcctacccatcctctcgagaaggcttggcattcgttggatgtccggagggctctcaagacctacctgtctaggacccaggatatacggcgaactgagtctctgtttgtatcctttcatccaaggtctgtggggcataaagtttccaatcctaccttatcccgttggttaagggcatgtattactttagcatatgagtctctgaagctgtcagttccagctagtataacggctcattctaccaggtcagctgccacttcggctgcttttgccactaatgctcctgttgccgatatttgtagggctgcagtctggtctaccccacactcgtttataaggcattataaaattgatcgctatgcctctgctgacgcttcttttggcagacgagtgttgcaacaggttcttaatgacgattaa